In a single window of the Leptospira sanjuanensis genome:
- a CDS encoding sodium:proton antiporter, with translation MKQKLTSVLLAILLTLPSVALIADEPAGETQPPVQTTETHDSSHNDEASSGHHEVQGDELPYWSVLPFVLMLLSIALLPIVSHATSHWWESNTNKLILALALAAVSFTILVLHGWFGKIVHTLVFEYVPFIILLGALFYISGGIRLKGDITATPLNNTIFLIIGTFLASFIGTTGASMLLIRPILKTNSERKHVVHTVVFFIFLVSNIGGSLTPLGDPPLFLGYLIGVPFTWTFKLLPELLVAGILLLILYFIWDTIAYKKETQTDLKKDHKRHEKISLEGQVNFIWLLGVVLAVAYLNQNYIPAIVENPYIAFIREGVLIGLIVLSKLTTKGHVREHNKFTLHPIQEVAYLFIGIFITMIPALILLEHHGKELGVTETWQFFWVTGLFSGVLDNAPTYLTFLSLAKGTLGMNDVAQILADGRAEAILKAISVGAVFMGALTYIGNAPNFMVKSVAEENKVKMPSFGGYVLYSFGILIPIFILLTFIFFR, from the coding sequence ATGAAACAAAAACTTACATCCGTCCTTCTGGCGATCCTTCTTACCCTGCCGTCCGTCGCGCTTATAGCGGACGAACCGGCGGGGGAAACACAACCGCCCGTGCAAACCACGGAGACCCATGATTCTTCCCATAACGACGAAGCATCTTCCGGCCATCACGAAGTGCAGGGAGACGAACTTCCGTATTGGAGCGTGCTTCCCTTCGTTCTTATGCTTTTGAGCATCGCTCTTTTACCGATCGTTTCACACGCGACTTCTCACTGGTGGGAAAGCAACACGAACAAGCTGATTCTCGCCCTTGCGTTGGCGGCGGTTTCGTTTACCATTCTGGTTTTACACGGATGGTTCGGAAAGATCGTTCATACGCTCGTGTTCGAATACGTTCCCTTTATCATTCTTCTCGGCGCCTTGTTTTATATTTCGGGCGGAATCCGTTTGAAGGGAGATATTACCGCGACTCCTCTCAACAACACGATCTTCTTGATCATCGGAACGTTTCTGGCTTCTTTTATCGGAACGACCGGCGCATCCATGCTTTTGATTCGTCCGATTCTGAAAACGAACTCGGAAAGAAAACACGTGGTCCATACCGTCGTCTTTTTTATCTTTTTGGTTTCGAATATCGGAGGCTCCCTGACTCCTCTTGGAGATCCCCCTTTGTTCCTCGGTTATTTGATCGGAGTTCCGTTTACCTGGACGTTTAAACTTTTACCGGAGTTGCTCGTTGCGGGAATTCTTCTTTTGATTCTGTATTTTATCTGGGATACGATCGCGTATAAAAAAGAAACCCAAACCGATCTCAAGAAAGATCATAAGCGCCACGAAAAGATCAGCTTGGAAGGTCAGGTCAATTTCATCTGGCTTCTCGGAGTCGTCTTAGCGGTCGCTTATTTAAATCAAAACTACATTCCTGCGATCGTGGAAAATCCGTACATCGCGTTTATCCGCGAAGGAGTTTTGATCGGTCTGATCGTTCTTTCCAAACTGACCACCAAAGGACATGTGAGAGAACACAACAAATTCACGTTGCATCCGATCCAGGAAGTCGCTTATCTGTTTATAGGAATCTTTATTACGATGATTCCTGCGCTCATTCTTTTGGAACACCACGGAAAAGAATTGGGTGTCACCGAAACTTGGCAGTTCTTCTGGGTAACCGGTTTGTTCTCGGGAGTTTTGGATAACGCTCCGACTTACTTAACGTTCTTGTCATTGGCGAAGGGAACGTTGGGAATGAACGACGTCGCGCAGATTTTGGCGGACGGTCGTGCCGAAGCGATTCTGAAGGCGATTTCGGTCGGTGCGGTGTTTATGGGCGCTCTGACTTATATCGGAAACGCGCCTAACTTTATGGTAAAATCCGTTGCGGAAGAGAATAAGGTAAAGATGCCGAGTTTCGGAGGATACGTTCTATATTCTTTCGGAATTTTGATTCCTATCTTCATCCTGCTTACGTTTATTTTCTTCCGTTAA
- a CDS encoding helix-turn-helix domain-containing protein — protein sequence MNPSMEELEAGKESPSSEHITEVVKENLKLIRHTKGFSLDKLASRCGVSRAMLSQIEQGKSVPTISVLWKIANGLNVPFSELLKEKGTEGVIVMKAENTKVLFSSSKVFSSRALFPYNGNRKTEFYELILKPGGIEVAESHQSGTTENIVVVSGKLRLRVGEKVVELEPKDSVFFRADIPHEYSNPTDQETLMYLVMDYRDEIN from the coding sequence ATGAACCCATCCATGGAAGAATTGGAAGCCGGTAAAGAATCCCCCTCCAGTGAACATATCACGGAAGTCGTCAAAGAAAATCTCAAACTGATTCGCCATACGAAAGGATTCTCCTTGGATAAGTTGGCCTCCCGTTGCGGTGTAAGCCGCGCGATGCTTTCGCAAATCGAGCAGGGAAAGAGTGTTCCGACAATTTCCGTTCTTTGGAAGATTGCAAACGGTTTGAACGTTCCTTTCAGCGAACTTCTCAAAGAGAAAGGCACGGAAGGCGTGATCGTGATGAAAGCGGAAAACACGAAGGTTTTGTTTTCCAGTTCCAAAGTCTTTTCTAGCCGCGCACTTTTCCCTTATAACGGAAATCGAAAAACCGAATTTTACGAACTCATTTTAAAACCGGGCGGGATTGAAGTTGCCGAGTCCCACCAATCCGGAACCACCGAAAACATCGTGGTCGTTTCGGGAAAACTCCGCCTGCGGGTCGGAGAGAAGGTCGTGGAATTGGAACCGAAAGATTCCGTTTTCTTCAGAGCCGATATTCCGCACGAGTATTCCAATCCTACAGATCAGGAAACTCTGATGTATCTGGTGATGGATTACAGAGACGAAATCAACTAA
- a CDS encoding SRPBCC family protein, translating to MKRIQHEEITQANAAKLWELYQDVSNWKRWDHEVEDSYLEGEFKTGSRGMLKPKGGPKTWFRLTEVREKEFFSDLTQLPFCKLEFRHELIPVPSGTKFVHTVTFTGPLSFLFSRVIGNKIGEELPGAMKNLAKLAEAA from the coding sequence ATGAAACGCATACAACACGAAGAAATCACCCAAGCCAACGCGGCCAAACTCTGGGAACTCTACCAAGACGTATCGAATTGGAAACGCTGGGATCACGAAGTCGAAGATTCTTATTTAGAGGGAGAATTTAAAACGGGAAGCCGGGGAATGCTCAAACCCAAGGGCGGACCGAAAACCTGGTTTCGTCTTACCGAAGTCCGCGAGAAGGAATTCTTTTCCGATCTCACACAACTTCCTTTTTGCAAATTGGAATTCAGACACGAACTCATTCCCGTTCCTTCAGGAACAAAGTTCGTGCACACCGTAACGTTCACAGGCCCGCTTTCTTTCTTATTCTCCCGCGTAATCGGAAATAAAATCGGGGAAGAATTACCAGGCGCGATGAAAAATCTCGCGAAACTTGCGGAAGCCGCCTAA
- a CDS encoding beta propeller repeat protein has product MKKVISILISVLLVSACAQADKFSLDSSNPLALLAQISWSINAVPNTGSGTTNFVAVGEKCSFWKSSDGKTWTYSNTKFSGCTDGSISAIAYGNGTWVAVGALNANGGCGIWSSKDAETWTASSCDPNPSPPNGTSALHPLYTIVYAGTRFFAGGPHNGSTTGVGFFGQVSSDGSSWQYLSLTDGASYIGSDYLYSSSYNSVTSEVYFSGVHNVNSEVITVALPGLGQSSVSVSMTSFSYGVLALKSGKVLVYGDDNYTSPTMGVVKIGNSITTVSSASSSNTGVTSHINTAAEGKDKIVILGNQCKIDYYQFGLNVWHPGIAAPAPTMTNCSGLDWTSMAYNTALDLYVAGARVSGSTPTAFAYSTTGLPSAWTVVSQASGGTPGPAILGIATK; this is encoded by the coding sequence ATGAAAAAAGTTATTTCCATTCTGATTTCTGTTCTCCTGGTTTCCGCCTGTGCACAGGCCGATAAATTCAGTCTTGATTCTTCGAATCCTTTGGCGCTTTTAGCGCAAATTTCCTGGAGCATCAACGCCGTTCCGAATACGGGTTCCGGCACGACCAACTTCGTTGCCGTTGGTGAGAAATGTTCCTTTTGGAAAAGTTCGGACGGTAAGACTTGGACATACAGCAATACGAAATTCTCCGGTTGTACGGACGGTTCTATTTCCGCGATCGCCTACGGTAACGGGACTTGGGTGGCCGTAGGCGCTTTGAACGCGAACGGCGGTTGCGGAATTTGGTCGAGCAAGGACGCGGAAACTTGGACCGCTTCTTCCTGCGATCCGAATCCCAGCCCGCCGAATGGAACTTCGGCTCTGCATCCGTTGTACACGATCGTCTATGCGGGAACCCGTTTCTTTGCGGGAGGTCCGCATAACGGTTCCACTACGGGCGTGGGATTTTTCGGTCAGGTATCGAGCGACGGTTCTTCGTGGCAGTATCTTTCTTTGACGGACGGCGCCAGTTACATCGGTTCGGACTATCTCTATTCTTCTTCCTATAACTCCGTTACTTCCGAAGTGTATTTCAGCGGTGTGCATAACGTGAACAGCGAAGTGATCACCGTTGCGCTTCCAGGCTTGGGTCAATCTTCCGTTTCCGTCTCGATGACTTCCTTCAGCTACGGTGTGTTAGCTTTGAAATCGGGTAAGGTTCTCGTATACGGCGACGATAACTACACGTCTCCGACGATGGGTGTGGTGAAGATCGGAAATTCGATTACGACCGTAAGTTCGGCGAGTTCTTCGAACACGGGCGTGACGAGTCATATCAATACCGCCGCGGAAGGAAAGGACAAGATCGTCATTTTAGGGAACCAATGTAAGATCGATTATTACCAATTCGGTTTAAACGTTTGGCATCCGGGGATTGCGGCGCCCGCACCCACCATGACGAATTGTTCCGGTCTGGATTGGACATCCATGGCTTACAATACGGCCTTGGATCTTTACGTAGCGGGCGCGCGCGTCAGCGGAAGCACTCCGACCGCCTTCGCGTATTCGACGACCGGCCTTCCTTCCGCGTGGACAGTCGTATCACAGGCGTCTGGCGGAACACCGGGACCGGCCATCTTAGGAATCGCCACCAAGTAA
- a CDS encoding MarR family winged helix-turn-helix transcriptional regulator, translated as MKPKSIFSELQAEESTGFLFWQITNLWQKRIRENLLVLDLTHVQFVLLASLAWFEETVQKATQVRLAEHAKTDVMMTSKVLRSLESKKLLTRKPDPEDSRANCLLLTPEGKELVEKAVHIVESTDKLFFSILKDEKNFRSSLLDLRQQNA; from the coding sequence ATGAAACCAAAATCGATATTCTCAGAATTACAGGCCGAAGAAAGCACGGGATTTCTTTTTTGGCAGATTACGAACCTTTGGCAAAAACGGATTCGGGAGAATCTTTTGGTTCTCGATCTGACGCACGTTCAATTCGTTCTGTTGGCGAGTTTGGCTTGGTTCGAGGAAACCGTCCAAAAAGCGACGCAAGTCCGCCTCGCCGAACACGCGAAAACGGACGTCATGATGACCTCCAAGGTCTTGCGCAGTCTCGAATCCAAAAAACTCCTTACGAGAAAACCCGATCCGGAGGATTCCAGAGCGAATTGTTTGTTACTCACGCCGGAAGGAAAAGAGCTGGTCGAAAAGGCCGTTCATATCGTTGAATCCACGGACAAGCTCTTCTTTTCCATTCTCAAAGACGAAAAAAACTTCAGAAGTTCCCTTTTGGATCTAAGACAGCAGAATGCCTGA
- a CDS encoding RluA family pseudouridine synthase: MPEKHSNIRIFYETESFLFAEKPPGIPVHATKDSKRENFADRLQKQLSFEYLRTVNRLDLDTSGLVFFCKDPEKNPEADRILKTSEKIYLCVAVGIVEEERFTETCYLKDGNKKVRKVFSGGDKAITEFFVLKRERNENYTVLLAKLHTGRRHQIRFHLSEKGFPILGDHVYGKSETDASRVEKTSNNRSRTPITKQKRQRPIAKRSLLHAMAVSFETAEGTKERIFCPPPRDFQNFLDDVELDDSIFSKFLLK; encoded by the coding sequence ATGCCTGAAAAACATTCGAATATTAGAATATTCTACGAAACCGAATCTTTTCTTTTTGCCGAAAAACCGCCGGGCATACCGGTTCATGCGACCAAAGATTCCAAACGGGAGAATTTTGCGGACCGTCTCCAAAAACAACTCTCGTTCGAATATTTGAGAACCGTAAACCGATTGGATCTGGACACAAGCGGTCTCGTTTTCTTCTGCAAAGATCCTGAGAAAAATCCGGAAGCAGATCGCATATTAAAGACTTCGGAAAAAATTTATCTCTGTGTCGCGGTTGGAATCGTGGAAGAGGAACGTTTCACAGAAACCTGTTATCTGAAAGACGGAAATAAAAAAGTCAGAAAAGTTTTTTCCGGAGGAGACAAAGCGATCACCGAATTCTTCGTTTTAAAAAGGGAAAGAAATGAAAATTATACCGTTCTACTCGCGAAACTTCATACCGGACGAAGGCACCAGATCCGATTTCATCTGAGTGAAAAAGGATTCCCGATCCTCGGCGATCATGTTTATGGAAAATCGGAAACCGATGCCTCTCGCGTGGAAAAGACTTCGAACAATCGGAGCCGAACTCCCATCACAAAACAGAAACGGCAAAGGCCGATCGCTAAACGTTCTCTCTTACACGCGATGGCAGTTTCGTTCGAAACCGCGGAAGGAACTAAGGAAAGAATTTTTTGTCCTCCTCCTCGCGACTTTCAAAACTTCTTGGACGATGTCGAATTGGATGATTCGATTTTTTCGAAATTCCTCCTAAAATAG
- a CDS encoding SDR family NAD(P)-dependent oxidoreductase, with protein sequence MSKKNALIIGTSGVAGQSAVAAIREFANKQNEEWNVIATTSKNSPLTEADLTITEIDLDAEDHSLPRLYEGLSKSGIHTIDLFIYTPARGNLGYPVSETPENDVKDALKFCMDPMLAVEAKLKPTLSVGYSAYYYRPHLQPFYGSLAFVKKKMEEWALQDPARRKIIRAGSFFSQSVRGITIILQRMGKKSQDPDLLKLLKLQKESGKSFPDFFLEYVAKQEEASFGSKFPNIPFRLTSQDDLKNALIRILEGESAPIVSLVGAWIWTERSLPEMPEYLKKF encoded by the coding sequence ATGTCAAAAAAGAACGCACTTATCATCGGAACCAGCGGTGTTGCGGGGCAAAGCGCGGTCGCGGCCATTCGCGAATTCGCAAACAAGCAAAACGAAGAATGGAATGTGATTGCGACGACGAGTAAGAATTCTCCCTTGACCGAAGCCGATTTAACGATCACGGAAATCGATTTGGACGCGGAAGATCATTCTCTTCCTCGTTTGTACGAAGGACTTTCAAAGAGCGGAATTCATACGATCGATCTTTTTATTTATACACCGGCAAGAGGCAATTTAGGTTATCCGGTTTCCGAAACCCCCGAAAACGACGTCAAGGACGCTTTGAAATTCTGTATGGACCCGATGCTTGCGGTCGAAGCAAAACTCAAACCGACTCTCAGTGTCGGATATTCCGCGTATTATTATAGACCGCACCTACAACCGTTTTACGGATCGCTCGCGTTCGTAAAAAAGAAAATGGAGGAATGGGCGCTGCAAGATCCGGCTCGACGCAAAATCATCCGTGCGGGTTCTTTTTTCAGTCAGAGCGTTCGCGGTATCACGATCATTCTTCAAAGAATGGGAAAAAAATCGCAGGATCCGGATTTGCTGAAGCTTTTGAAACTTCAAAAAGAATCGGGAAAAAGTTTTCCCGATTTCTTTTTGGAATATGTTGCCAAGCAGGAAGAAGCTTCTTTCGGTTCGAAATTTCCGAACATTCCGTTTCGACTAACGTCACAAGACGATTTAAAAAATGCGTTAATCCGAATTTTGGAAGGAGAATCGGCTCCGATCGTTTCTCTTGTGGGCGCTTGGATATGGACCGAAAGGTCCCTTCCGGAAATGCCTGAATATTTGAAGAAGTTTTAA
- a CDS encoding putative Ig domain-containing protein → MNFRDMRKKQNFSTDFTRKTRLKITYFLFIVLLTLNPSCKHGGGSNQEMNDLLLLLGAQGQSTPSPITFSLLKSGNPSINSAYGIYEETIDIRAMATGTAKTISTTGQFQFSISPNLPSGLTTSSIYKNGNGFQILGIPTAVTSPKIYTVTATYSGDPSYKVSGTFSMSTVVNAPSLSYPCSFSSPCNFAVNVPISTLAPYYQGSSQIETQINEWTAPSLPAGLSISPVTGNISGTPTTLSSITSYAVTGKNAGGNAQANLNIGIKSLIFGYSTLSTTEYTTFGSISYPVNSPALQSATSTVFSINPALPAGLSLNTSNGTISGTPTATSIPTTYTITGTNSSGSVSTMINIEIKNGNYLCYNGGAAAGCSIYPYTCKASSQCYNSLSFCKSSSPCLY, encoded by the coding sequence ATGAATTTCAGAGATATGCGCAAAAAACAAAATTTTTCAACCGATTTTACGAGAAAAACCAGACTCAAAATCACCTACTTTCTTTTCATCGTCCTCCTTACCTTAAATCCGAGTTGTAAACACGGTGGCGGTTCCAATCAGGAAATGAATGATTTACTTTTGCTTTTAGGAGCGCAGGGACAATCAACACCAAGTCCCATTACCTTTAGCCTGCTCAAATCGGGTAATCCGTCAATCAATAGCGCCTATGGAATTTATGAGGAGACGATAGATATTCGAGCGATGGCAACTGGAACGGCGAAAACAATCTCGACAACAGGTCAATTTCAATTTTCTATTTCTCCTAATCTACCTTCAGGGTTGACAACAAGTAGTATCTATAAGAATGGAAACGGATTCCAAATCCTTGGTATTCCGACCGCAGTCACTTCACCTAAAATCTATACGGTTACAGCTACCTACTCAGGAGATCCGTCGTATAAAGTTTCAGGAACATTTTCTATGTCTACAGTAGTCAATGCCCCTTCGTTATCCTATCCTTGTTCTTTTTCCTCTCCTTGTAATTTTGCAGTCAACGTCCCGATCTCAACGCTGGCTCCATACTACCAAGGAAGTTCACAGATTGAAACACAGATCAACGAATGGACCGCCCCGTCTCTACCGGCTGGTTTGTCAATCAGCCCGGTCACCGGTAATATATCGGGAACGCCGACTACCCTCTCTTCTATTACGTCTTATGCGGTCACAGGTAAAAATGCAGGCGGCAATGCCCAAGCAAACTTAAATATCGGAATAAAAAGCCTAATTTTCGGATATTCAACACTATCTACAACGGAATATACGACCTTCGGATCTATCTCTTATCCGGTTAATTCTCCAGCACTTCAATCAGCAACGTCCACCGTGTTTTCTATCAACCCCGCTCTTCCAGCCGGTCTTTCATTAAACACGAGTAACGGAACTATTTCTGGAACCCCAACTGCAACATCAATACCAACAACGTATACGATAACGGGAACAAATAGCTCAGGAAGTGTATCGACAATGATTAATATAGAAATAAAAAACGGGAATTACCTCTGCTACAATGGAGGAGCCGCAGCCGGATGTAGCATCTATCCTTACACGTGTAAAGCATCGTCACAATGTTACAACTCATTATCCTTTTGTAAGTCATCTTCCCCTTGCTTATATTAG
- the rsmI gene encoding 16S rRNA (cytidine(1402)-2'-O)-methyltransferase: METSKKGTLILVSVSLGNPGDLTQRGKELLEHSDILIGEESRTTSTLLKSVNVQKEFLLCNEHTTPEQIKELGDQVMDANLSVLISDAGTPGIEDPGRELVQEVLRRGGTVKSSPGPIAFGAALSISGFKISPFTFCGFLSRESADRKNELSRYLKPGHTIVFYETPYRYKAVLHDLDFVLKKTGEDRQIFLCLDLTLESEFQFRGKIGDLLKIVDNLPKGNPVIVVSQRKGQSKSNAGQGSKQEHNQRSMPKPRKKYRKRSSKFSKN; encoded by the coding sequence ATGGAAACTTCGAAAAAAGGAACCTTAATTTTAGTATCGGTTTCTCTCGGAAATCCGGGAGACCTCACGCAGCGCGGCAAAGAATTATTAGAACATTCTGATATACTCATAGGCGAAGAATCCAGAACGACTTCCACTCTTTTAAAATCCGTCAACGTCCAAAAAGAATTTCTTCTTTGCAACGAACATACAACCCCGGAACAAATCAAAGAGCTCGGCGATCAAGTGATGGACGCTAATCTCAGCGTTTTGATATCGGATGCCGGAACACCGGGAATCGAAGATCCCGGAAGGGAACTGGTTCAGGAAGTCTTGCGAAGAGGCGGAACTGTCAAGAGCTCGCCCGGTCCGATCGCCTTCGGAGCGGCTTTGAGCATTTCCGGTTTTAAGATTTCTCCGTTTACGTTTTGCGGCTTTTTATCCAGAGAATCGGCCGATCGTAAAAACGAATTGAGCCGTTATTTAAAACCGGGTCATACGATCGTATTTTACGAAACGCCTTACCGTTATAAGGCGGTGCTACACGATTTGGATTTCGTCTTAAAAAAAACGGGAGAGGATCGGCAGATCTTTCTTTGTCTGGACCTTACTTTGGAGTCCGAGTTTCAGTTTCGCGGAAAGATCGGAGATCTTTTGAAAATCGTGGATAACCTTCCGAAAGGAAATCCGGTGATCGTCGTTTCGCAGAGAAAGGGGCAGTCGAAGTCAAATGCAGGCCAGGGATCGAAGCAGGAGCATAATCAGCGATCAATGCCAAAACCCCGAAAAAAATATCGAAAGCGATCTTCGAAGTTCTCTAAAAATTAG
- a CDS encoding HAD family hydrolase, with amino-acid sequence MSLTRDFWNPQIYEILSRNQPGKAAFDFDNTLVRNDFGEAVMELFLSQGVPAYKGDLSAFFPRENLDKILSSRFQDSDLFRKLVLDEYESIQSESGLEASYRWSSWIFSGHSPQQLKRISKRVWNDHAMDRSSQAVKIYEPMKELVAHLIEKGWEVWIVTASPQEIIQSVSHLFDIPSERVLGMNLAVVNGIHSSTILEPFTYGNGKVERLRVATGAFMDLAFGDSVNDFPLLRSAARAGIFLDRGKGVVPPSEAKIQAIADWNVLEGVLVES; translated from the coding sequence GTGTCTTTAACGCGGGATTTTTGGAATCCGCAGATCTATGAAATTCTTTCCCGAAATCAACCCGGGAAAGCCGCATTCGATTTCGATAATACTCTTGTAAGAAACGATTTCGGCGAAGCCGTGATGGAACTCTTTCTTTCACAGGGTGTTCCCGCTTACAAAGGCGATCTTTCCGCTTTTTTTCCACGGGAGAATCTGGACAAAATTCTTTCTTCGCGTTTTCAAGATTCCGATTTGTTTCGTAAACTCGTGTTAGACGAGTACGAATCGATTCAATCCGAATCCGGACTCGAGGCATCTTATCGTTGGAGTTCCTGGATCTTTTCGGGACATTCTCCTCAACAACTAAAAAGAATTTCCAAGCGGGTTTGGAACGATCACGCGATGGATCGGAGTTCGCAGGCCGTAAAAATTTACGAACCGATGAAGGAACTCGTCGCCCATCTCATCGAGAAGGGTTGGGAGGTTTGGATCGTGACCGCTTCGCCTCAGGAGATCATTCAATCCGTTTCTCATCTGTTCGATATTCCCTCGGAACGAGTTTTAGGAATGAATCTTGCGGTTGTGAACGGAATTCATTCTTCTACGATCCTGGAGCCCTTCACGTATGGAAACGGAAAAGTGGAACGTTTGCGCGTTGCAACCGGTGCCTTTATGGATCTTGCGTTCGGGGATTCGGTGAACGATTTTCCGCTGTTGCGTTCCGCTGCGCGCGCGGGGATTTTTTTGGATCGCGGAAAGGGTGTTGTTCCTCCTTCCGAGGCAAAGATTCAGGCGATCGCCGATTGGAACGTTTTGGAAGGCGTTCTCGTCGAATCGTAA
- a CDS encoding M23 family metallopeptidase, which produces MKRKTGTVLAGLFLVALFFSIKSFANTNLEEIKLDNQYLQTYRGLEGIWIVPNRVKESVGDLIHNFGTTEHEIKRVNGIPDNERIPVNEPVFFPYNENFTRSLLLEDKGREILRTDQREFIWPISFKHSFVTSRLGRRWNAMHSGVDIACPTGSIVIAAADGIVLESKKDGGYGNKVLLSHPGINGINTLYAHNSLLYVKEGDKVKKGQIIALSGNTGHTTGPHLHFEVRYQNVVLNPEHYLPVFQSSSEARVAIARETIEQ; this is translated from the coding sequence ATGAAAAGAAAAACCGGCACCGTTCTGGCAGGATTGTTCCTTGTTGCGCTGTTCTTTAGCATCAAATCCTTTGCCAACACCAATTTAGAAGAAATCAAATTAGACAATCAATACCTTCAGACCTATCGAGGCCTGGAAGGAATTTGGATCGTTCCGAATCGGGTCAAAGAATCCGTCGGGGATCTGATCCACAACTTCGGAACCACCGAACACGAAATCAAACGGGTCAACGGAATTCCGGACAACGAAAGAATTCCCGTAAACGAGCCCGTATTCTTTCCCTATAACGAAAATTTTACCAGAAGTCTTTTGCTCGAAGACAAGGGCCGCGAAATTCTCCGCACCGATCAGAGAGAATTCATTTGGCCGATCAGTTTCAAACATTCTTTCGTGACGTCTCGTCTGGGAAGAAGATGGAACGCGATGCATTCCGGAGTCGATATCGCTTGTCCGACCGGTTCGATCGTGATCGCAGCGGCCGACGGAATCGTTCTTGAATCCAAAAAAGACGGCGGTTACGGGAACAAGGTTCTTCTTTCTCATCCGGGGATCAACGGGATCAATACGCTTTATGCACATAACTCTCTTCTTTACGTAAAAGAAGGAGATAAGGTGAAAAAGGGGCAGATCATCGCTCTTTCCGGGAACACGGGACATACGACCGGTCCGCATCTTCACTTCGAGGTCCGTTATCAGAATGTCGTATTAAATCCGGAACACTATCTTCCGGTTTTTCAATCTTCTTCCGAGGCTCGTGTGGCGATCGCCCGGGAGACCATCGAACAATAA
- a CDS encoding thiol-disulfide oxidoreductase DCC family protein codes for MKETGFTPQKSPIVFFDGVCNLCNAAVLFFLDRNRKQNLLFASLQSNAAERILGKKVEFDDSPGSVLFLEEGILHQKSTAVLKICAHLSFPWKLLPFFRWTPVFLRDWVYDWIARNRYRWFGRLEACRMPDPKLKSRFLED; via the coding sequence ATGAAAGAAACCGGTTTTACTCCGCAAAAATCTCCGATCGTTTTCTTTGACGGTGTTTGCAACCTATGCAATGCGGCAGTTCTTTTTTTCTTGGATCGCAATCGAAAACAAAATCTTCTTTTTGCCAGTCTTCAATCGAACGCAGCGGAAAGAATTCTTGGAAAGAAGGTAGAATTCGACGATTCTCCCGGTTCGGTTTTGTTTTTAGAAGAAGGAATTCTCCATCAAAAGTCGACGGCCGTCTTGAAAATCTGCGCGCATCTTTCATTTCCTTGGAAATTGCTTCCGTTCTTTCGGTGGACCCCCGTTTTTTTGCGCGATTGGGTTTACGATTGGATCGCAAGAAATCGTTATCGGTGGTTCGGCCGCTTGGAAGCGTGCAGAATGCCTGATCCAAAACTCAAATCCAGATTCTTAGAAGACTAA